The following is a genomic window from Bacteroidia bacterium.
CGGCATCTCGACGCTTGGATCGCTCCGCTTCCCTGGCTTGCCGGACAAGTCGGCACACGAACAACCTTTCCACGTGACCGCATCCATGTACTGCCCTTCGGGATTGACATCGAGCGCTTCATGCGGAAACCGTCTCAAAACTCTGCACGCCGCCAGCTACAGCTTCCGGAACGGGTTTTTCTCTGCGGCACCGTCGGACGATTTGATCACGGGAAGGGCCAGGAATATCTCCTGCATACCGTCGCATCCCTCAAAGCATCGGGTTGGGATGTCCATGCCCTGCTTGTCGGCGAGGATACACGCGGTGAGGAGCAGGCGTATGGGGCGTACCTGCGCAAACTTTGCTCTGATTTGAATATCGTTGACCGTGTGCATTTCCGACCTTTCCTCGACGCGGTCGAAACAGCTTATGCGGCAATGGATCTCTTCGCTCTGACCTCCATATCCGAGACCTATGGGATGGTCACTATCGAGGCGATGGCATCGGGACTTCCGATCATTGCGACGGACTCGGCAGGGACTCCCGACATCATCGAGAATGAAAAGACCGGCTTGCTGATACCCGTGCGCGACGTCGGAGCCCTTTCCGACGCGATTCAGCGACTGCTGCGCAACAGAGACGACGCGTTCCGGCTGGGTGCGGCCGCAAGCGCGGAAGCTGCACGACGTTTCTCGCATCATACCTACTGCGCGGGGATCGAAGCCGTCCTCGACGGATTGTGAACCCGGCAGCGGAATTTCGTGTTTTGCTACTTTCCTCCTCTATCACTTTCACAGGTTTTTACGATGTTCAAACACGTTTCATACATTTTGTCCGCAGTGCTCCTGCTGACCGTTGCCTGCTCGAAGCAACAGGGTGGTGACGC
Proteins encoded in this region:
- a CDS encoding glycosyltransferase family 4 protein, producing MNERRGIALLCTTRALGGIELNVLRIASWLRARGHSCTVYGIENAPLVEHASAAGIPVQALEPVRRYGAFGAARRLAAQLRDRNERILFLNAPRDLNLGVLTKRFSRPPLRLIQFQHMQFGTDKRDPFHSWEYRHLDAWIAPLPWLAGQVGTRTTFPRDRIHVLPFGIDIERFMRKPSQNSARRQLQLPERVFLCGTVGRFDHGKGQEYLLHTVASLKASGWDVHALLVGEDTRGEEQAYGAYLRKLCSDLNIVDRVHFRPFLDAVETAYAAMDLFALTSISETYGMVTIEAMASGLPIIATDSAGTPDIIENEKTGLLIPVRDVGALSDAIQRLLRNRDDAFRLGAAASAEAARRFSHHTYCAGIEAVLDGL